From the genome of Streptomyces virginiae, one region includes:
- a CDS encoding phosphoadenosine phosphosulfate reductase family protein, producing MDMPTRRQLLEGIRRAHQADAAYTAAGRARARAAKATAADRARIAHDQQLQADADELAAAQAAHAGLVRREREARAKVRRTFTAARAANRALAALYTPHAPGRGTGGGRRSDVAAALLGELAQTPRELILAADKILISTSAGKDSLVCAYRVVTLAAEAGCLDKVVMVHADLGEESEWPGVRELAQRQAERWGVEFIVVQADRGLLGLVEKRGMWPDAARRLCTATLKRDKIAPLFKQITDALGLDEQALILSALGIRAAESPARARKLPLSIDMRASTGQRMVLTWHPILELSEADVWQQIADAALEYHPVYDAVIPRLSCVFCVLAGRDVLVRAVRLCWALGLDLPARYVALEEQIGHRFREKLSVAEIVAEAARVEAEEGPLVWARGDALRRHVGEEAAADYLRRLALVLAA from the coding sequence ATGGACATGCCCACCCGCCGCCAGCTGCTGGAGGGGATCCGGCGCGCCCACCAGGCCGACGCCGCGTACACCGCCGCCGGCCGGGCCCGCGCCCGGGCCGCCAAGGCCACCGCCGCCGACCGCGCCCGTATCGCCCACGATCAGCAACTGCAGGCCGACGCTGACGAGCTGGCGGCCGCCCAGGCCGCTCACGCCGGCCTCGTACGCCGCGAGCGGGAGGCCCGGGCCAAGGTTCGCCGGACCTTCACCGCGGCCCGTGCGGCCAACCGCGCCCTCGCGGCGCTCTACACCCCGCACGCGCCGGGCCGCGGAACGGGCGGCGGGCGCCGGTCCGACGTCGCGGCCGCCCTCCTCGGCGAGCTGGCCCAGACACCCCGCGAGCTCATCCTGGCCGCGGACAAAATCCTCATCTCGACCAGTGCTGGCAAGGACTCGCTCGTCTGCGCGTACCGCGTGGTCACCCTGGCCGCCGAGGCCGGCTGCCTGGACAAGGTGGTCATGGTCCACGCGGACCTGGGGGAGGAGTCCGAATGGCCGGGTGTGCGCGAGCTCGCGCAGCGCCAGGCCGAACGCTGGGGCGTCGAGTTCATCGTGGTCCAGGCCGACCGAGGCCTGCTCGGCCTCGTCGAGAAGCGCGGCATGTGGCCCGACGCGGCCCGCCGGCTGTGCACTGCGACCCTGAAGCGGGACAAGATCGCCCCGCTCTTCAAGCAGATCACCGACGCTCTCGGCCTGGACGAGCAGGCCCTGATCCTCTCGGCCCTCGGGATCCGGGCTGCCGAATCCCCCGCCCGGGCCCGGAAGCTGCCGCTCTCCATCGACATGCGTGCGAGCACCGGGCAGCGCATGGTCCTGACCTGGCATCCGATCCTGGAGCTCTCCGAGGCCGACGTCTGGCAGCAGATCGCCGACGCCGCCCTGGAGTACCACCCCGTCTACGACGCCGTCATCCCCCGCCTGTCCTGCGTCTTCTGCGTGCTCGCCGGCCGGGACGTCCTGGTGCGCGCCGTACGACTGTGCTGGGCCTTGGGCCTGGACCTGCCCGCTCGGTACGTCGCGCTGGAAGAGCAGATCGGTCACCGCTTCAGGGAGAAGCTCAGCGTCGCCGAGATCGTCGCCGAGGCGGCACGCGTCGAGGCGGAGGAAGGTCCGCTGGTCTGGGCGCGCGGAGACGCGCTGCGGCGCCACGTCGGCGAGGAGGCCGCGGCCGACTACCTCCGCCGGCTGGCCCTCGTCCTGGCCGCCTGA
- a CDS encoding proprotein convertase P-domain-containing protein, with amino-acid sequence MTTDPTGNRNNVAFVTHERPTNFRAVAARQANGTHWGMRPALGVQLPDGSWFYSFHASSNGDNNSNDAQNMMVELNSYGGSWAVLGDFNRRPENLVLPAGTQAYTSGQGTQQGGGELDYMVSNDRQTMTGWTGRRLAGAGSDHYVIEFGLRANAENQVINEETGKCIDADLSGYVSYVVPCNGSFAQNIQYTDLHLKTKTVEDWCVRHPDDFFEVARWDFCSAGDPKQIWDYHGFPMQLHSSYNLARCLREWQSRLVATLCEDIPSEGWVTTSTAPYFWGSVPRIDPSPGTENNLTGGGSTPPPSGFCPMPANPQLDPCQHISKRSIADVPVLDQTTAESPLQVHGQSGYAPTNLAVGVDVQHTHRGNLVLSLVTPNNSVYPLENIADSDSNDHVFKTYTVNASTHIANGTWKLRVQDIASGNVGTINAWNLTFPNGTANTSTTPPILDHHENFSHALTSSNSGSAPTNLGVNVYLTHPRRGDLVIKLYGPSGRSYTLEDFADSDTTANVYKNYTVDASSETGSGLWRLSVTDITTGNTGTIDAWGLSFPRPSPF; translated from the coding sequence ATGACCACTGATCCCACCGGCAACCGCAACAACGTCGCCTTCGTCACCCATGAACGGCCGACCAACTTCAGAGCAGTAGCGGCACGTCAAGCCAACGGCACCCATTGGGGCATGCGGCCCGCCCTCGGCGTCCAGCTACCCGACGGCAGCTGGTTCTACAGCTTCCACGCCAGCTCAAACGGCGACAACAACAGCAACGACGCCCAAAACATGATGGTCGAACTCAACTCCTACGGCGGATCATGGGCCGTTCTCGGTGACTTCAACCGCCGACCCGAAAACCTGGTTCTCCCAGCCGGCACACAGGCCTACACCAGCGGCCAGGGCACCCAGCAAGGCGGCGGCGAGCTCGACTACATGGTCTCCAACGACAGACAGACCATGACTGGATGGACCGGGCGCCGCCTCGCCGGCGCCGGATCCGACCACTACGTCATCGAATTCGGCCTCCGCGCCAACGCAGAGAATCAAGTAATCAACGAGGAAACCGGCAAATGTATTGATGCCGATCTTAGCGGTTACGTTTCCTATGTCGTCCCATGTAATGGCTCCTTCGCACAGAACATCCAGTACACAGATCTCCATCTTAAGACAAAAACCGTCGAAGACTGGTGCGTTCGACACCCTGACGATTTTTTCGAGGTAGCCAGGTGGGACTTCTGCTCAGCCGGCGACCCTAAACAGATCTGGGACTACCACGGCTTCCCAATGCAATTGCACAGTAGCTACAATTTGGCTCGCTGCCTCCGCGAATGGCAAAGTAGACTTGTTGCCACACTTTGTGAGGACATCCCCAGCGAGGGATGGGTAACCACCTCGACGGCGCCGTATTTCTGGGGTTCCGTGCCGCGTATCGACCCCTCCCCCGGCACAGAAAACAACCTAACGGGCGGAGGTTCCACCCCGCCTCCCTCAGGCTTCTGCCCCATGCCGGCGAATCCCCAGCTTGACCCGTGTCAGCACATCTCCAAGCGGAGCATCGCCGACGTCCCCGTCCTCGACCAGACCACGGCCGAAAGTCCCCTCCAGGTCCACGGCCAAAGCGGCTACGCGCCAACGAACCTCGCAGTCGGCGTCGACGTCCAACACACGCATCGGGGCAACCTCGTACTGAGCCTTGTCACCCCGAACAATTCGGTCTACCCGCTTGAAAACATCGCGGACAGCGACAGCAACGACCACGTCTTCAAGACATACACCGTGAATGCTTCAACCCACATCGCAAACGGCACATGGAAACTGCGGGTGCAAGACATCGCTTCCGGCAACGTCGGCACCATCAACGCCTGGAACCTCACCTTCCCGAACGGCACCGCCAACACATCAACCACCCCGCCCATCCTCGACCACCACGAGAACTTCAGCCACGCCCTCACAAGCAGCAACAGCGGCTCCGCACCGACCAACCTCGGAGTGAACGTCTACCTCACGCACCCACGACGCGGTGACCTCGTCATCAAGCTCTACGGACCCAGCGGGCGCTCCTACACCCTTGAGGACTTCGCCGACAGCGACACGACCGCCAACGTGTACAAGAACTACACCGTCGACGCCTCCTCCGAGACCGGCAGCGGCCTGTGGAGACTCAGCGTCACCGACATCACGACCGGGAACACCGGCACGATCGACGCATGGGGCCTTTCATTTCCGCGCCCATCCCCGTTCTAG